The sequence below is a genomic window from Glycine max cultivar Williams 82 chromosome 20, Glycine_max_v4.0, whole genome shotgun sequence.
AGGTAATTTCAAATGCAAGTTGTAACTGGTTATTTACATTAGCTGTTGTTTCTGGGCTGTTATCCATAAATGTTGTGGATTGAATTAGGCATGTTATAGTTTTTGAAGTGTGTTTGATTATGTTACATTAAGGATTTTGGCCCTTTCCAGATAAAGAATTGGTTATTGGACATGAAATgccaaaaaagaagaagatttcagGACATGAAGTGGTTCCATTTGTCAAATCACCTATTTTGTTGTCCCTATGTGGCTATTTTTGTCCCTCTCCTTCTCAACTACAATTTCCACCTCAGAATAGCTCTTTTTGGAGCTTTATTATTATGCTTAGCACTTAGGTTTCAACCAGTTCTTCCCTTTAAGCAAACTTTGCTCCAAGCAATTCTGAAAACTCTTGCTTCCTTTTCCAAATTCTTCCCTTCAAAAGTTAAACAAACTTCAATTACTTTCGTTCTGTTGTTGCCACAGGATCTGCACTAGAATTTTGCAGTGTTAGTCCTTAGATATTTGGATTTGGGTCTAGTTCAACCCCAAAAAAGCTTTGTCAAATTTGGTATTaccttctttctcttcttaaTAGTAAAAGGACTGATATGCCGAGCTGCAGGTGAAGCAGTCTTCTGAAACTTTGCTCCCCTTGTAGGAGTTATAGTGCCATTAAGTTTTATGCTCTTTCTAGACATGGCTCTATGGAAGTTTTTGGATGATCTCTTCTCGCGTTTTCTTGGCCAATTGTCAAGCTCCTCACTACTACTAACTCTTCTTGAAAGCATCTTCTCTTTGGTGTTAACCTCCAGCTCTTGCTCCAATTTTGATTCTTTGAGTTCTCTTTGAGCTATTTTTGTTTCCATCTGTATTTCCTTCTCGCTGGCCTTGAGAGCTTCAATCCATGCCTCAGCTACTGCTACTTTTTTATCAGCAATTTCTTCTACTGAGGCTGCATGATTTGTTAGATACTCATACTCAAATTTTGAGATAGTGATCATGGAACTATGTTGTGCTGTTAAAGCTCTTTCTCTCATGGTACTCTTAGTAAGAGTTTTCAGCTTCTCTAAGTCAGGAGGAGAATAAAAATCGAAATGTGTTGGGCCAAAATCTGAATGCCACCCCTCACCCATGTATACCAAAACCTGctttattcatatttaaattagatgaggattgaagatttttttttgtgcttttttttctccttaaatGTGAATTAAGATGCACATTCGCATCACCTGAAGAATTTTCTGGACTGGTCGAATTTTTCTTGGATCAAAAACCTCGTTGGTGGGACCAACATTCAATAGTATGTCTGGTTTCTTAACATAACCACAACCACCATTGGCTCTGAACATTCCTTCCATGTACCTAAGATGGTGCCCACCACCcttcaaggaaaagaaattGCAAGTGAACATGAAACCTGTTATGATTTCTATTCATAATGCTAAATTATGGAAAGCTGAAATCGAATTTCTTAGCATTGCAAGAACTAATAAGAATGTAGAAAAGATTCTCATGCGGTTTTTGCTCATGACTATGGATCTGGCCTTTTCCTCAACAGCAGACACAGGTTCTAATTTAGGCTTTGCTATCAAAATCTTGAAATTGAGATTTTGAACTGTTGAGTCTactttccctttcttcttcttcaacctaTATGTCTCAGCAATGACATGTTTCAACTCATTTCTTATGACATCCAAAGAGGCCATAA
It includes:
- the LOC102661598 gene encoding protein PLASTID MOVEMENT IMPAIRED 2-like, translated to MAAKNGDILKYEGVPLAKYKYTKELYKLHISRSNWKESEDSIVLQTITEELEAARKELALVREQGFQFMASLDVIRNELKHVIAETYRLKKKKGKVDSTVQNLNFKILIAKPKLEPVSAVEEKARSIGGGHHLRYMEGMFRANGGCGYVKKPDILLNVGPTNEVFDPRKIRPVQKILQVLVYMGEGWHSDFGPTHFDFYSPPDLEKLKTLTKSTMRERALTAQHSSMITISKFEYEYLTNHAASVEEIADKKVAVAEAWIEALKASEKEIQMETKIAQRELKESKLEQELEVNTKEKMLSRRVSSSEELDNWPRKREKRSSKNFHRAMSRKSIKLNGTITPTRGAKFQKTASPAARHISPFTIKKRKKLSSLITELASAATSEKGLTFE